A region from the Candidatus Thiothrix putei genome encodes:
- the lptC gene encoding LPS export ABC transporter periplasmic protein LptC produces the protein MKHVITLIVVLLLILLTTQVEDYLSKTDLGRVTMQKDQIDYYLVDFSIMAVEADGNISYELSGQHLSHWQGKRQSRIIAPEINTSAGFKLQSDHLLYDQTTREISTDADVFITAPNGTMQSTGLTAKLDDNLLRFDSNVRSTYQVK, from the coding sequence ATGAAACATGTCATCACGCTGATCGTCGTCTTGCTCCTGATTCTGCTGACCACCCAAGTTGAAGATTATTTGAGCAAAACCGATCTTGGGCGCGTCACCATGCAAAAAGATCAGATTGACTATTACCTAGTGGATTTTTCCATTATGGCAGTCGAGGCAGATGGCAACATCAGTTACGAGCTTTCCGGGCAGCATTTGTCGCATTGGCAAGGTAAACGTCAAAGCCGTATTATCGCCCCAGAAATCAATACCAGCGCCGGATTCAAGCTACAGTCAGACCATTTGTTGTATGATCAAACGACACGGGAAATTTCTACCGATGCCGACGTATTCATTACAGCACCCAACGGCACGATGCAATCAACCGGGCTTACCGCTAAACTCGATGACAACTTACTGAGATTTGATTCAAATGTGCGCTCAACTTACCAGGTTAAATAA
- the kdsC gene encoding 3-deoxy-manno-octulosonate-8-phosphatase KdsC translates to MIANFDHLPEHVLARARNTQLVIFDIDGVLTDGSLFYGDDGQEYKAFNSKDGHGIRMLLESGLEMALITGRQSELVLHRADNLKIPRNRIWQGYRDKRPAFADLLAQTGLKPENIAYVGDDVVDLPVMAQVGFAIAVGDAHYYVKEHAHWVTQTHGGRGAGREVCEMLLHAHGKLQAKLASYLT, encoded by the coding sequence ATGATAGCTAATTTCGACCACCTTCCCGAACACGTTCTGGCACGCGCTCGCAATACCCAACTGGTCATTTTCGACATTGACGGTGTATTGACCGACGGTAGTCTGTTTTATGGTGATGACGGGCAAGAATACAAAGCCTTCAACTCTAAGGATGGGCACGGTATCCGTATGTTGCTGGAAAGCGGGCTGGAAATGGCACTGATCACCGGGCGACAATCCGAACTCGTCCTACACCGTGCCGATAACCTAAAAATTCCCCGTAATCGTATCTGGCAAGGCTACCGCGATAAGCGCCCAGCGTTTGCTGACTTGCTCGCCCAAACAGGTCTTAAACCGGAAAATATTGCCTATGTTGGTGATGACGTGGTGGATTTACCCGTCATGGCGCAGGTTGGTTTTGCTATCGCGGTCGGTGATGCGCATTACTATGTCAAAGAGCACGCGCATTGGGTGACACAAACCCATGGCGGGCGTGGTGCAGGACGCGAAGTTTGTGAAATGCTGTTACATGCTCATGGCAAATTGCAAGCCAAACTGGCAAGCTATTTGACATGA
- a CDS encoding tetratricopeptide repeat protein yields the protein MRPSISSFRPLALLLLLIPFLNGCSDKTPSEKTAIQEPKQTTQATEATAENLLAKAQQAAVDYSLGDQRIARASEYFEQVLKSGRTAEHLLDYAEFLRANNQYREAENLYNEALTSYRQLTKGNPAAYTLTIAGILSDLGIVVSADSQRREEAEALFREALTNYRQLAQGVSKDVDFVVIDPDQSELMHPTVYISFVAMTLNNLAILVAADSQRREEAEALYREVLAIYRQMPTAIQPAYAHAVATALSNLGNLVANNSQRGDEAEALFREALVSYRQLAEDKPEVYLPDVAIALNNLGNLVKKDSQRSDEAETQYREALDIRRQLAKNNPDVYLPAVATTLSNLGTVVATNSQRLKEAEALYTEALTIQRPLAQYNPVVYQPALAATLHNLGNLVSADNQRREKAKAFYTEALDIYRPLVQYDPAVYQPEIAETLWVFGSAYLDWDEPTEALPLLQEAVELYAPLAKQHPKIFEGKYHSTLELLEQATKATATDWLVKAQQAAEDYSLGDQRIARTSEYFDQVLKAERTPYHLFVYAHFLQDNNQYQQAETLYREALDSYRKLAKSDPAVYQSDVASTLNNLGILVAADNQRFKEAETLYTEALDYYRTLAKDNPASYQPNVAHTLNNLGILVAADSQRFKEAEALYAEALAIRRKLAKENPILYQPDMAGSLNNLGLLLTADNQRRNEAEAFYTEALDCYRKLAKDNSETYQPEIASTLTNLGILVSADSQRRKEAETLYTEALGIDRTLAKDNSAVHLPAVATTLTNLGGLVVADGQRFKEAEALYTEALNIRRTLAKDNPAVYQPYVATTLNNLGNVVSENRQRSKEAEALYTEALNIRRALAKDSPSVYQPAVASTLGNLGSLVAEDSQRFKEAEALYSEALAIQRTLAKDNPAVYQPDVATTLTNLGSLIAEDSQRFKEAEALYTEALAIRRTLAKDSPTIYQNDVASTLNNLANLVSEDNQRLKEAETLFSEALAIRRVLAKDNPVINQPDMAMVLNNLGILVANDSQRREEAEALYTEALAIYRALAKDNPLVYLPDVANTLKSFGKSNLEWNEPNQAIPLLQESVQLLEPFAEQNPKVFEEKYNYTQQLLKQAKATKL from the coding sequence ATGCGTCCATCCATATCCTCTTTTCGTCCATTGGCACTACTCCTGTTGTTGATTCCATTCCTGAACGGATGCAGTGATAAAACCCCATCTGAGAAAACAGCGATACAGGAACCAAAACAAACCACTCAGGCCACCGAGGCAACCGCAGAAAACTTACTAGCAAAAGCTCAGCAAGCGGCTGTAGATTACAGCTTAGGCGACCAGCGCATTGCACGAGCCAGCGAGTATTTTGAGCAAGTCCTCAAGTCTGGCAGAACGGCAGAACACCTGCTTGACTATGCTGAATTTTTACGAGCAAACAATCAGTACCGGGAAGCGGAAAACCTCTACAATGAAGCACTAACCAGCTACCGCCAGCTAACCAAAGGCAATCCAGCGGCTTACACTCTAACGATAGCAGGCATACTCAGCGACCTTGGCATCGTAGTATCAGCAGACAGCCAGCGGCGTGAGGAAGCTGAAGCCCTGTTTCGCGAAGCACTGACTAACTATCGTCAACTTGCCCAAGGTGTTTCAAAGGATGTGGACTTTGTAGTAATCGACCCAGATCAATCAGAGCTGATGCACCCAACGGTATACATATCTTTTGTGGCAATGACCCTGAACAATCTTGCTATCTTGGTAGCGGCTGATAGCCAGCGGCGCGAGGAAGCCGAAGCCCTCTACCGCGAGGTACTGGCCATTTACCGTCAGATGCCCACGGCAATCCAGCCAGCTTACGCACACGCAGTGGCAACGGCTCTAAGCAATCTCGGTAACTTAGTAGCAAATAACAGCCAGCGGGGTGACGAAGCCGAAGCCCTTTTTCGTGAGGCACTGGTCAGCTACCGCCAACTTGCCGAAGACAAGCCGGAAGTGTATTTGCCGGATGTGGCAATCGCGCTGAACAACCTTGGCAACTTGGTGAAAAAAGACAGCCAGCGGAGTGACGAAGCTGAAACCCAGTACCGTGAAGCCTTGGATATCCGTCGTCAACTTGCCAAAAACAACCCTGATGTGTACTTACCGGCCGTGGCAACAACGCTAAGCAACCTTGGCACTGTGGTGGCAACCAACAGCCAACGGTTGAAAGAGGCTGAAGCCTTGTACACCGAAGCCCTCACTATCCAACGCCCGCTTGCCCAGTATAACCCGGTGGTCTATCAGCCTGCTTTGGCAGCCACACTGCATAACCTTGGTAATTTAGTGTCTGCGGACAACCAGCGACGCGAGAAAGCCAAAGCTTTTTATACCGAGGCACTGGACATTTACCGCCCGCTTGTCCAGTACGACCCAGCGGTATACCAACCTGAGATTGCAGAGACACTGTGGGTCTTTGGGTCGGCTTATCTGGATTGGGACGAACCCACTGAAGCCCTGCCACTGTTGCAAGAAGCCGTCGAGCTGTATGCCCCTTTAGCCAAACAGCACCCGAAAATTTTTGAGGGTAAATACCATTCCACACTGGAGTTACTAGAACAAGCTACTAAGGCAACAGCAACCGATTGGTTGGTAAAAGCGCAGCAAGCAGCAGAGGATTACAGCTTAGGCGACCAACGTATTGCACGAACCAGTGAGTATTTTGATCAAGTACTTAAAGCAGAACGTACTCCTTACCACCTGTTTGTTTACGCCCATTTTTTGCAAGACAACAATCAATATCAGCAAGCAGAGACATTGTACCGCGAGGCACTGGATAGCTATCGCAAGCTTGCTAAAAGCGACCCAGCAGTATACCAGTCTGATGTAGCGAGTACGCTGAACAACCTTGGCATCTTGGTGGCAGCAGACAACCAGCGATTTAAGGAAGCAGAAACCCTGTACACCGAGGCACTGGATTACTACCGCACGCTTGCCAAGGACAACCCAGCGTCCTACCAGCCGAACGTAGCGCATACGCTGAACAACCTTGGCATCTTGGTGGCAGCAGACAGCCAACGATTTAAGGAAGCAGAAGCCCTGTACGCTGAAGCCCTAGCTATCCGCCGCAAGCTTGCCAAGGAAAATCCGATACTTTATCAGCCGGATATGGCAGGCTCGCTTAACAATCTTGGTTTGTTGTTGACAGCCGACAATCAACGACGCAATGAAGCAGAAGCCTTTTACACTGAGGCATTAGACTGTTACCGCAAACTTGCCAAAGATAATTCAGAAACATATCAGCCAGAGATAGCAAGTACGTTAACCAATTTGGGTATTTTAGTATCAGCAGACAGCCAGCGACGTAAGGAAGCGGAAACGTTGTACACCGAAGCATTGGGCATCGACCGCACACTTGCCAAGGATAACTCGGCGGTACACCTGCCTGCTGTGGCGACAACATTAACTAATCTTGGCGGCTTGGTGGTGGCAGACGGTCAGCGGTTTAAGGAGGCCGAAGCCCTATACACGGAAGCTTTAAACATTCGCCGCACGCTTGCTAAAGATAATCCAGCGGTATACCAACCTTATGTAGCAACAACGTTGAATAACCTTGGCAATGTAGTATCAGAAAATCGCCAACGAAGTAAGGAAGCAGAAGCGTTGTATACGGAAGCTTTAAACATCCGCCGCGCACTCGCCAAAGATAGCCCATCGGTGTACCAACCTGCTGTGGCAAGTACGCTTGGCAATCTTGGTAGCTTGGTGGCAGAGGACAGCCAGCGGTTTAAGGAGGCTGAAGCCCTGTATAGCGAAGCCCTCGCCATCCAGCGGACGCTTGCCAAGGATAATCCAGCAGTATATCAGCCGGATGTAGCAACAACGTTGACGAATCTTGGTAGCTTGATAGCAGAGGACAGCCAGCGGTTTAAGGAGGCTGAAGCCCTGTATACGGAAGCCCTCGCTATACGCCGCACACTTGCCAAGGATAGCCCAACAATATATCAAAATGATGTAGCGAGTACGCTGAACAACCTTGCTAACTTAGTATCAGAGGACAACCAGCGGCTTAAGGAAGCAGAAACATTGTTCTCCGAAGCACTCGCTATCCGCCGTGTGCTTGCTAAAGACAACCCCGTAATTAATCAGCCAGATATGGCAATGGTACTTAACAACCTTGGCATTTTGGTAGCAAATGATAGCCAGCGGCGCGAGGAGGCCGAAGCATTGTACACGGAGGCTCTCGCCATCTACCGTGCGCTTGCCAAGGACAACCCATTGGTCTACCTGCCCGATGTAGCGAATACCTTGAAGTCCTTCGGCAAGTCAAACCTTGAATGGAATGAACCTAACCAAGCCATCCCACTCTTGCAAGAATCTGTTCAACTACTTGAACCTTTTGCAGAGCAAAATCCGAAGGTTTTTGAGGAAAAATACAACTACACGCAGCAATTGCTGAAACAAGCCAAAGCAACAAAACTGTGA
- the narL gene encoding two-component system response regulator NarL, whose translation MPPETPQSLLIVDDHPLFRKGVRYLVNMVPDFIIVGEASYGQEGINMALELAPDMILLDLNMKDMSGIEVLKVIKASGSDARVVMLTVSDQASDLVAALRAGADGYLLKEMEPEDLVEKLAEAAAGRITLTERLINLLAHAMRHDAIHPKTSSEAGLTEQEQRILERIAAGKSNKLVARELGITEGTVKVHVKHLLRKLNLRSRVEAAVWFVDQQE comes from the coding sequence ATGCCGCCTGAAACCCCGCAAAGCCTGCTGATCGTGGACGATCATCCCTTGTTTCGCAAAGGCGTGCGCTATTTGGTCAATATGGTTCCTGATTTCATCATCGTCGGCGAAGCCTCCTACGGGCAGGAGGGCATCAACATGGCATTGGAGCTTGCCCCTGACATGATCCTGCTCGACCTGAACATGAAGGACATGAGCGGCATTGAGGTGTTGAAAGTCATCAAAGCCTCTGGCAGCGATGCACGGGTAGTGATGCTGACCGTTTCCGATCAGGCGAGTGATTTGGTGGCAGCGTTACGTGCGGGTGCAGACGGCTATTTGCTCAAGGAAATGGAACCCGAAGATTTGGTGGAAAAGCTGGCGGAAGCGGCAGCAGGCCGGATTACCCTGACCGAACGCCTGATCAACTTGCTGGCACACGCCATGCGCCACGACGCGATTCACCCCAAAACCAGCTCCGAAGCCGGTTTGACCGAGCAGGAACAGCGTATTTTGGAGCGGATCGCGGCAGGCAAAAGCAACAAACTGGTCGCGAGGGAACTGGGCATTACCGAAGGCACGGTCAAAGTTCACGTTAAGCATTTACTACGCAAACTCAACCTGCGGTCGCGGGTAGAAGCAGCGGTGTGGTTTGTGGATCAGCAGGAATAG
- a CDS encoding type IV pili methyl-accepting chemotaxis transducer N-terminal domain-containing protein, with amino-acid sequence MNRILWKKLPNSLLLRLGGMIAAITVLAIVGMSTSWMVAETTQGNGEAINVAGSLRMQSWRMASFYQRILHDPNPTHRSDLQQAIQRFETDLAANSILSVLPADETTPLKQVYRQVETDWQQRIKPDLIPLLTTSTTTAADTALLDAIPQFVAHINDLVKQIEEATEAKIFVLRVILGVAVIGTILAVILSIYLVNNILVTPLKGLLGLTDQIRQGNLAVRTELGGEDEIGQLGKAFNLMAEDLSKLYQDLEARVEQKTAELTRSNRSLDLLYRSITRLHGIAPDRAVFHNVLKDAEAVLGLGNGTICLKEDNDQQGDVVATTASDGKSPLCQRANSCAECHDPHAARMDTLPDGRQILRMPLTDAEKRYGMLAVDVPANTTAERWQVQLLEALSRHIGVTIASEQRSEQHRRVSLLEERAVIARELHDSLAQSLAYMKIQVSRLRTAVKNPADTTEVTAALEELRDGLNSSYQQLRELLSTFRLRMEDDDLGMALAQTTTEFAERGNLPIALEVSLGNLNLTPNEEIHLLQIVREALSNTLKHAHASQAWVSLQRQDDNNSLQLRIEDDGAGIQKTANLHHYGMAIMDERARALHGILQYLPRTNGGTCVQLDFTPKTRIVHAA; translated from the coding sequence GTGAACCGCATTCTGTGGAAAAAACTCCCAAATTCCTTGCTGCTACGGCTGGGCGGGATGATCGCTGCCATCACGGTTCTGGCGATTGTCGGCATGTCCACGTCATGGATGGTCGCGGAAACCACCCAAGGCAACGGCGAAGCCATCAACGTTGCCGGAAGTTTGCGGATGCAAAGCTGGCGCATGGCATCATTCTACCAACGCATCCTGCATGACCCCAACCCCACGCACCGCAGCGACTTGCAGCAAGCCATCCAACGCTTTGAAACCGATTTGGCGGCGAACTCGATCCTCTCCGTATTGCCCGCCGACGAAACCACCCCGCTCAAACAAGTGTATCGGCAAGTCGAAACCGACTGGCAACAACGCATCAAACCCGACCTCATTCCCTTGCTGACCACGAGCACCACCACTGCCGCCGATACCGCGTTACTTGATGCCATCCCGCAATTCGTTGCCCACATCAATGATTTGGTCAAGCAAATTGAAGAAGCCACCGAAGCCAAAATTTTCGTGTTACGGGTCATTTTAGGCGTTGCCGTGATTGGCACGATCCTCGCCGTCATCCTCTCCATTTACTTGGTCAATAACATTCTCGTCACCCCGCTCAAAGGGCTATTGGGACTAACCGACCAGATTCGCCAAGGCAATCTCGCAGTGCGTACCGAACTCGGCGGTGAAGACGAAATCGGGCAATTGGGAAAAGCCTTTAACCTTATGGCAGAAGATCTCTCCAAACTTTACCAAGACCTTGAAGCACGGGTCGAACAAAAAACCGCCGAACTTACCCGCAGCAACCGTTCGCTGGATTTGCTGTACCGCTCCATCACCCGTTTGCACGGCATTGCCCCCGACCGCGCCGTTTTCCACAACGTGTTGAAAGATGCCGAAGCGGTGCTGGGCTTGGGCAATGGCACGATTTGCCTCAAAGAAGACAACGACCAACAAGGCGATGTCGTCGCCACCACCGCCAGTGATGGCAAAAGCCCCCTGTGCCAACGCGCCAACAGTTGCGCCGAATGCCACGACCCGCACGCCGCCCGCATGGACACGCTCCCCGACGGTCGCCAAATCTTGCGGATGCCGCTTACCGATGCAGAAAAACGCTACGGCATGTTAGCTGTCGATGTCCCCGCCAACACCACCGCCGAACGCTGGCAAGTGCAATTGCTGGAAGCCCTGTCGCGCCACATCGGTGTCACCATTGCCTCCGAACAACGCAGCGAACAGCACCGCCGCGTTTCCTTGCTGGAAGAACGTGCCGTCATCGCCCGCGAACTGCACGATTCCTTGGCGCAATCGCTGGCGTACATGAAAATCCAAGTCAGCCGCTTGCGCACTGCTGTAAAAAATCCGGCGGATACCACCGAAGTCACCGCCGCGTTGGAAGAATTACGCGATGGACTCAACAGTTCCTACCAGCAATTGCGCGAGTTGCTCTCCACCTTCCGTTTGCGTATGGAAGACGACGATTTAGGCATGGCACTGGCACAAACCACCACCGAATTTGCCGAACGCGGCAACTTGCCGATTGCGCTGGAGGTCAGTCTAGGCAACCTCAACCTGACCCCCAACGAAGAAATTCACCTGTTGCAAATCGTGCGCGAAGCCTTATCCAATACCCTCAAACACGCGCACGCCAGCCAAGCGTGGGTATCGTTGCAACGCCAAGACGATAACAATAGCCTGCAATTGCGCATCGAAGATGACGGCGCAGGTATCCAAAAAACCGCCAACCTGCACCATTACGGCATGGCGATTATGGACGAACGCGCCCGCGCCTTGCATGGCATACTGCAATATTTACCGCGCACGAACGGCGGTACTTGCGTACAACTCGATTTCACCCCCAAAACAAGGATTGTCCATGCCGCCTGA
- a CDS encoding AAA family ATPase has translation MKTPYGESNFKKVISQGFIYIDKTAYIAKLEDHGSYHFLLRPRRFGKSLFISMLEHYYDVQRTDEFAALFGKLYIGQHPTPLKNTYQVLFMEFSGIETGSHAQVFNGFNANTSLHLQAFLERYGYGDAAIVGLANYQTPADKMKYVFTLASNQKILLLIDEYDHFANALLAEDQGLFQSVMGKGGFVRSFYETIKTATQRGTVDRLFITGVTPLMLDSLTSGFNIGKNLSLHHDFNTAMGFTQTEVISLLQPLVEQCKLDADTLLGDMAHWYNGYRFHSKATETVYNANMVLYFLDNFRMESCAYPELMLDDNIASDYRKIMALFHIGDREANYQVLDELINVGTVTAQQQRKFELDKAFNRDDFISLLAYMGFVTIAGSTLTQTVFTIPNHVIRELYFQYFKVELERRNQIRIPDQAVLQAIETLALHDDIQPLINEMQGVLQLLSNRDFVKMDEKHVKTLLLTLLYQSPVYFIQSEREMNQRYPDILLLERSPYSVPHQHLIELKYAKKSAKAEGWNAKRQEGIEQVHEYLQLPTIAVLPKLSVWVVLTNGEDVEVVKEK, from the coding sequence ATGAAAACTCCCTACGGCGAAAGTAACTTCAAGAAAGTCATCAGCCAAGGTTTCATCTACATCGACAAAACAGCTTACATCGCTAAGCTGGAGGATCATGGCAGCTACCACTTTCTGTTGCGCCCGCGCCGTTTCGGTAAAAGCCTGTTCATTTCGATGCTGGAACATTACTACGATGTGCAACGCACGGATGAATTCGCGGCGCTGTTTGGCAAGCTCTACATCGGTCAGCACCCAACCCCATTAAAAAACACCTATCAGGTGCTGTTCATGGAGTTCAGCGGGATTGAGACAGGTAGCCACGCACAGGTATTTAATGGTTTCAATGCCAATACCAGCCTGCACTTGCAGGCATTTCTCGAACGCTACGGCTATGGGGATGCCGCAATAGTGGGGTTGGCAAACTACCAAACACCTGCGGACAAGATGAAATATGTGTTCACCTTGGCGAGTAACCAGAAAATCCTGCTGCTGATCGACGAATACGACCACTTTGCCAACGCACTCCTCGCTGAAGACCAAGGCTTGTTCCAAAGCGTTATGGGCAAAGGTGGGTTCGTGCGTAGTTTTTACGAAACCATCAAAACGGCAACCCAACGCGGCACGGTAGACAGGCTGTTCATCACAGGCGTTACGCCGCTAATGCTTGATAGCCTAACTAGCGGTTTTAACATCGGTAAAAACCTTTCACTACACCACGACTTCAACACCGCTATGGGATTCACCCAGACCGAAGTCATTAGCCTGTTACAACCGCTGGTTGAGCAATGCAAGCTGGATGCTGACACATTACTCGGTGACATGGCGCACTGGTATAACGGCTACCGCTTTCACTCCAAAGCCACAGAAACCGTCTACAACGCCAACATGGTATTGTATTTCCTTGATAACTTCAGGATGGAGAGTTGTGCCTACCCTGAGCTGATGTTGGATGACAATATCGCCTCGGATTACCGTAAAATCATGGCGTTATTCCACATCGGCGACCGTGAAGCCAATTATCAAGTGCTGGATGAACTCATCAACGTAGGCACAGTAACCGCACAACAACAACGCAAGTTTGAACTGGATAAAGCCTTCAACCGTGACGATTTCATCAGCCTGTTAGCCTACATGGGGTTTGTCACTATCGCGGGCAGCACCTTGACCCAGACCGTCTTTACTATCCCCAATCACGTTATCCGCGAACTGTACTTTCAGTATTTCAAGGTCGAACTGGAACGCCGTAATCAAATCCGCATTCCTGATCAGGCGGTGCTGCAAGCCATTGAAACGCTGGCTTTGCACGATGACATCCAACCGCTGATCAATGAAATGCAAGGCGTTTTGCAGCTACTGTCCAACCGTGATTTTGTCAAAATGGATGAAAAACACGTCAAAACGCTCTTACTGACGTTGCTTTACCAATCTCCGGTGTACTTCATCCAGAGCGAACGTGAAATGAATCAGCGTTACCCCGATATTTTACTGCTGGAACGCAGCCCCTATAGCGTTCCACATCAGCATTTGATCGAACTGAAATACGCGAAAAAATCTGCCAAAGCTGAAGGTTGGAATGCCAAGCGGCAAGAAGGCATTGAGCAGGTACACGAGTATTTGCAATTACCGACCATTGCGGTGCTTCCCAAACTCAGCGTGTGGGTAGTACTCACCAATGGAGAAGATGTCGAGGTCGTGAAAGAAAAGTGA
- a CDS encoding nitrate/nitrite transporter, whose protein sequence is MATQQYKAWSVVIMSTLAFTVCFMIWMMFAVIGIPIKATLGLNETQFGILIATPVLTGSLIRVPLGMWTDKFGGRIVFTILMLSTVLPIWMISQATQFWHFLVTGLFVGVAGGSFTVGIAYCARWFPKERQGLAMGIFGAGNTGAAVTKLLAPIIVVGYGWTMVPKVYAVLMLVMAIVFWFFTFSEPSHKVGKSVTVREQLAVFKDPKVWRYSQYYSIVFGGYVALALWMTKYYVSEYGFDLKTAAFLAAAFSIPGGLLRAVGGYFSDKLGAHTMTWWVLWVSLVCLFFLSYPQSDITIQTLNGAKTFHFGLTPTVFTIILFTLGVVFAVGKASVFKYISDDYPDNIGVVSGVVGLAGGLGGFLMPIMFGALVDLTGIRSSAFMLMFGIVWVSLMWMYFTEVRPVHADLHAKSLTTTV, encoded by the coding sequence ATGGCAACGCAGCAATACAAGGCATGGTCGGTCGTCATCATGAGTACGCTGGCTTTTACGGTGTGCTTCATGATCTGGATGATGTTTGCCGTCATCGGGATTCCTATCAAGGCAACCTTGGGTCTGAACGAAACCCAGTTCGGGATTTTGATCGCAACACCGGTACTGACCGGCTCGTTGATCCGTGTGCCGCTAGGGATGTGGACGGATAAATTCGGTGGGCGCATCGTGTTCACCATTCTGATGCTATCCACGGTGCTGCCGATCTGGATGATTTCGCAGGCAACCCAATTCTGGCATTTCCTCGTAACCGGCTTGTTTGTCGGCGTAGCGGGTGGTTCATTCACGGTCGGTATCGCCTATTGCGCCCGCTGGTTTCCGAAGGAACGCCAAGGCTTGGCGATGGGGATTTTCGGCGCAGGCAATACCGGCGCGGCTGTCACCAAGTTGCTTGCGCCCATTATTGTGGTGGGCTATGGCTGGACGATGGTGCCCAAAGTCTACGCCGTGTTGATGCTGGTTATGGCGATTGTGTTCTGGTTTTTCACCTTCAGCGAACCGAGCCACAAAGTGGGTAAATCGGTCACGGTGCGCGAACAGCTTGCGGTATTCAAAGACCCCAAGGTGTGGCGTTACAGCCAATATTATTCCATCGTGTTCGGCGGCTACGTTGCGCTGGCGTTGTGGATGACCAAATATTATGTCAGCGAATACGGTTTCGACCTGAAAACTGCTGCGTTTTTAGCCGCCGCGTTCAGTATTCCTGGCGGTTTGTTGCGGGCGGTCGGTGGTTATTTCTCCGACAAACTCGGCGCACACACCATGACTTGGTGGGTATTGTGGGTGTCACTGGTGTGCTTGTTCTTCCTGTCTTACCCGCAAAGCGACATTACGATTCAAACCCTGAATGGGGCAAAAACCTTTCACTTCGGGCTGACCCCGACCGTCTTCACCATCATCCTGTTTACCCTTGGCGTGGTTTTCGCTGTCGGTAAAGCCTCGGTTTTCAAGTACATATCCGACGATTACCCCGACAACATTGGCGTGGTATCCGGCGTGGTGGGCTTGGCGGGCGGTTTGGGTGGTTTCCTGATGCCGATCATGTTTGGCGCATTGGTGGATCTCACCGGCATTCGCTCTTCCGCCTTCATGCTGATGTTCGGAATCGTGTGGGTATCGCTGATGTGGATGTATTTCACCGAAGTGCGCCCGGTTCATGCCGATTTACACGCAAAGTCCCTCACCACAACCGTTTAA